A region of the Denticeps clupeoides chromosome 12, fDenClu1.1, whole genome shotgun sequence genome:
GGGGACTCGGTGCGTCCCCGCCTCGCCCTTAAACCGACGCCTGTTTTGATGCTGCAAAGAAGGGAGGCGCGTAGGAGCTGCGTTCGTGTTGATTTCTAAAAGCAGAAACGGGTTCGTGCCACGAGTTACGTAACAGCAGAGCTCCCCGGGTCATGTGATCGGCTGCAACTTCTCCTCTGATGCGCGCTGGCCGTATTTCTTCAGCGTTTTATTTCCCTGCGTCGGAACAGCCTTCTGAAAATGTGAACGTTTGCCGGCAGGAACGAACGGAGAAGTTAAAGTTGAATTTGACGTGTCACGGTTTTGTGCGCCCTGCACGGAAGAACCTGTGACCTTGACTGTTGACCACCAAAATAGCAGCTGTTCATCCATCCGTTTATACGTCCCTGGCGATGAGGAGTGGGCGGGAACCAAAGTCCCTGCTGCGTCGGGTTGAGATTTGGTGACTGATATTGTTCTCATACTTATCAACCAACCAATCAGtcaatacaattttatttatgcagCACTTTTTACAAAGTACATTGTCACAGTCACCACCCGAAGGAAAAGAACCCATCCAGGGGAGGTTGAATGAGAGTTTTCCAGGAGATGACggcatatacatttacattatttaccagacgcccttatccagggcgatttacaatcagtagttacagggacagtcccccctggagacactcagggttaagtgccttgctcagggacacaatggtagtaagtggggtttgtttcccgctaggctactaccgccctataTAAACCACCATATAGAGGTTATTGGAGTCCAGTTATGTATTCTGAAGCTCAGGTACCTGCCCTTTTTGCAAGAAGCATCAGTTCCCAGTTAAAAGTGTGCAGTGCTCAACACTTTTTCTGCTCCTTCAGCTTTCCTCGTTCCAGTTCCAGCTTCCAGTTGATCAGTTTTCACTGTTTAAACGCGGTAACGCCGTCAGACTGGTTCCTTTGTCAGGCAGCTGGAAGCGTTGATCCCGGCTTCCCCCCAAAAGATCATGTCCCCTGGATGGAGGTCAGGATCGAGGTGGTCGGCCATAATCCTCAGGATTGATCTGCGGTGGCCCTTCACTCTAAGGGGACAAGGGCAACCGAGCCATGCGGCAAACTTAGATTCTAcgctggtggcctagcgggtaaggaaggttgcaggttcgaattccgaactgctaaggtgccactgaggtaccgtgcccacacactgctccccaggggcccgtcatggctgcccactgctcaccaagggtgatggttaaaagcagaggacatgttttgttgtgtcaccgcgtgctgtgctgcagtgtttcacaatgacaatcacttcacaggcTTTAACTGGCCGGCGTCAGTCCAGAAGGCGGCGTAACCGGCCCTGCGGCGGTCCGAGCTTCCGAGGGGAGGGGGGCATTCTGCTCCCTTCCCGACCTTCTGTAATTTCAGTCCACAGCAACTGCAGCCCCACTGTGACTTTGACAGGGCCATACTGGGCCCATTCATCAGTGCACTGGAATCTGTCCCCTGGCCAGGCGGGGCATTGTGCCGTATCTCTTACCAGGGCAGCGTGCAGATTATTCCCGTCATGAAGGGGGTTTGTTGTAAAGCTCTCTGTTTGTCCGAGCTTCTGAACGTGGCTACTGTTCGGATTGCCTTGCTAATTTGACGGCAGGAGGGGACAGAGATGTGAAAAGTTTGATAACCCTGATATTGCACAACCTCGGCGAGCGGAGCagcattttgtgcatttattcaCATCAAAATATGcactaaatgaataaatgtgaatgAGTAACCACCCGAGTGACATAAAAAGGGGAATTAGGTATTGTGGAGCGTGCCGGGGGTATAAAACTCAGGTCCTCCGTGGGCTGAATTAGGGCCAAAGGTTCGAAACGGGGCCATTAAATCTCCCACCTCCTTTCATCTGAGGTTGTTTGGTTTAAACAGCAGGACTGTGTTCCGTGTGCGACCCACGCAGGTGCAGACCCACCTGGAGAACCCCACCGACTACCACATCCGCCAGTCCCAGCGGCAGCAGGTGAAGGAGTACCTGTCCTCCACCTACGTCCCCAAGCAGGCGGTGCACGCCGTGGCGGGGGCCTTCCAGCCGTCCCCGTCGTCCCTGCCCCAGCCGACGGGCAGCACCCCGCCGCTGGCGTCGCCACACCTTCACGCGGAGCAGCTGAAGACCTCCGCGGGCAACAGCGCCCCTGCCAGCCCGATGTCCATGCTCCGCATCTCCAGCCATGAGAATAACGTATGACATGCACGTTccgtacacactcacacgcgtAATCGGCATGCGGGTCTGCCGGACAGACTTGAACGGAAAGTCGTGAGGAAAGAAGCCGTGATAATGCAGTTTTGTGGTGGGTGTGGATGTATCTGATCTGAGATCTGAGATTCCTCAGTGGTAATGAAAAGAAAGGGGAAAATACGCTGATCTTACGCAACGCTACCGGCTTCCAGCTGCCTCTGTTGTATTAGTTGTTATTTCTCAATGCTCCACAAGGACACCAAACCTAATGACACGTGGGTCGTGCTCACTAACGtcacattcaccagttcacccatcagaaacCACGAATTAAATCGCTGATAACCAGCAAGTTGGTGTTGGTAGCGGgcgtgtagagaacggaggagaCTGCGAGGACGGCCGCTACGCTACACCCGGacgtgacatattgacaggagtgAGGAAGTGAGAGGATCTGTAAGAGCCGTCAATCGTGCCTACGGGTCCCTCCCCCTTTTAAGCTTTCAATATAaaatcatcattaaagatcttctTGATCTTAGAAGATAATAATTTCACATGCAAAATGGGCAGTTAGTTTCTAGCCACGTggttatttctgtaaattcagGAGACATAAATGCTGATGTAGTGAAATAACCCCGCAGTACAACGCcagggctgcatgtgcccaagAAAAAGGGAAGGTCAGAAGGGCCAATTATGAGCACAGCGCAGTAATTAGAGATTAAAGAGTGACAGAGTGCCCCGCTCACATTGGACAGACCTTTTGAACCGGGACAGACTTTGGTCTGATCTCCCGGTGTTCTGCGGTGGGAAACCTGTGACAAAGTGTCCCACCGACTGATGCATTCGGGTCGGTTCTGGTCGCGAAGCTCATGCGCTTGcggtttgtttgtttctgcagcAGATGGACGACCTCATCGATGACATCATCAGCCTGCAGTCCAGTTATGACGACCTGCGCGGCCACATTGACCCCGTGCAGATGCCAAACACAGTGAGTTGAGCCCCACCTTGACGCAGACCACTGAAGCCCCCTCTGTTTGGGGGGTTTCCATGCGCCCAGTCTGAGGCCCTCGGACACTGCATCTGGAGAGGAACCGTCTTCTGTTCCAGTTTAGTGCCACCATGTTCTAATTCTGCCGCTTTAAAAGTGCGGATCGGAGGCGCTGCGCCCGTGGACGCCGCCGACGGCTATCTGCTGATCTGCGCCCAGATTAAGCCCGCCCCCCTCTCCCTGCCCGGCCCAGGGGGACATGTAGGCCCGCCTGAGCATTTAAAGTGTTTAATTGACTTAAATTATTGACGTGGAGCGCTGAAGGGTGCAGGGAGGGACGCCAGGCATTCCGCCCTCGCTCTCCCTCGCCGCATTTAAAGCGGCGGGCCGAAAATTAACAATTAAGCCACATCAAGTTAGACTTCAACTTGTTTACAAGGCTTTTTGTGATGGGACCGGCCGGAGGAGCGGGGCTCCTGACGGGGGGAGGCAGGGCTGAAAGTCCAGATGGGGGAAAGTTCACCGCCCCTGTGCCGGGGGGAGCGTTGAAGAGTGCGGGTTTTGGCCAGGCCGCCGTCAGTCCTGGTGGAGAGAAGGACGCGTCCGACGGGGCCGCCATGAAGGAAATGAGTAAAACCTACGCCATCGTGGAGGTGATCGAAGGGGACAAGATCCAGCTGGTAAGACGGCGGGTCTCGGTGATTGGGGGACAGGAGGCTGAtggttctctctctgtcttatTGATCTTTACTCGGTTCTGTCCAATCGTGACCCTCTTTTTTTGAAGTAAGTGCCGAATCTGGCAACGTCCAGCTTCGTTCGGCTCCCGCGGACCCTCGGGTTTGTAAGAGTCCTTGCAGGTCTGCGTGTGCAGCAGAAGAGGGACTTTTTCCCTTCAATGAAATTAGCTTCGCAAGACCCACACAATGCGAGCTCTGTCTTTACTCGTGCATctcctggagaaaaaaaaaaaaaaaaaaaaaaaaggccttttgtTGTCgtgatttcattaaaaacgtGAACCGTCATGCATGCGCTACTCATCGCTTGGCGTCGAGGGCCGCGATGTTTTCCGGCCTCCTCGTCCCTCCCCGTCTCCGCGGGATGAGAGAGACGCCGTGCGCAAGCGGGGGGCTTTAGACTTCGAACCCCGCTTCCCTCCCGCGTCTTTGATCAGCGGGCAGCGGCCGTTTGATGTGAGGGGCCGAGCGGCGGCCGGCTCTCGCCCCGGCGCCGATCAATCAGCCTTTGTTTGTGCGTCGCGTCCAATCCGCATACGTCAGGAGAgacggagagacagagagagggagggagggacgccCTTGTCTTCAACCGAAACGGAGTGGTAACGGGAGTTGGACGCGCCGCAGCTTTTTACTgttgatgtgtgtttgtttgcctCCAGTAGCCTCAGCGATAAGGTATCTCCGGTGGCGGATCGCGAACTTATCTGTCGAGGCTCATTATCGGCCCGAGCGGGCCCGCTATGCGGCGAGGGCATAAACGATATGGCGTtgagaataaaacaataaaacggAAGGCCGATAAGAGATACCCTCGCCGTCAATCATTGCTTTTTCGGCCCAGGAGCCGGCGGGAGGGTGCGAGATTTGGCCTGTTATCTCGCCCTTTTACAGCTCCTCGCAGATGATATATACGCTGGATTTATCACCTTCCCTCCACTGTGATGATTTACCAGGGTTATGCCAAACACGatgctgtaaaatgttcattttctcgCAAGGCAGGACAAACCGTCTCTCCAAGGACACcagggcttttattttattatagcagcatcatcatcgtcatcatcatcgtcattatTAGAATTATGAGATACAGTATTCTAaatgtctgtgtctctgtgtgtgtgtgtgtgtgtgtgtgtgtgtgcagctccCCTTGTCCAGCAGCCATCTGGATGTGTACACGGGCCCGGGCGTGGCCGCCCCCACCGTGGCCATGACCAGCAACTCCTGCCCGGCAAACCTGAACATCAAGAGGGAGCTGTCCGGTACCCCCAACCACCTCATCCGTGCGTATCCCGCCCTCCCATCATTCCGGGGTCACGAGGTCAGCCCTCATCCATCCGCTGCCAGTGACCCGGCCTCCTCTTGTTTCTGTCCAGATGCCGATGCCCGTGCCATGGCCAAGGAGCGTCAGAAGAAGGACAACCACAACCTGAGTGAgcgctctgctttttttttattatttacaaccGCTGTGTAAAGTACAGCGGGCGCGGCTTTTGCCCGGCCATCAGCGCGGCGCAGCGGGGCTGGATTCAGCTGACGCCGCGCGGCACCCTGGTGTATCGTTAACCTGCCGGGCCTGATTCTGCTGTGTTGGCGTCAAATCGTAATTACCTGTGACAGGGATACGGCAGGAATCGGGGAACGCCGCCGGGCTCACATCCCCACTGTTCATTCTCATTCCAGTCTGGAACACAAGTAGACCAGTTTTTGGACCTCTAAGATAAGCTGTTTCCATATTGAGGACTGAGAAGtaacattttatgtgtgtgtgtgtgtgtgtgtgtgtgtgtgtatctatgtaTGTAGAATTTGTGTGTATACACTACAgaccaaatgtttggacactttctcatttgatgtgttttctttatcttcatgaccatttacgttggtagattctcactgaaggcatcaaaactatgaatgaacacatgtggagttctgtacttaacaaaaaaggtgaaataagtgaaaacatgttttatattctagtttctttgctctgattactgctttgaacactcttggcattctctcgatgagcttcaagaggtcgtcacctgaaatgcttctccaacagtcttgaaggagttcccagaggtgtttagcacttgttggtccagctcaccccaaaccatctggattgggttcaggtccggtgactgtggaggtcaggtctccactttttgttaagtacataactccagtTCATTCATATCTATTcatatgtattcatttatttatatttttccaCTACAAAGATCCGCCcaagagctttcatttgatatgtATATCTCAATGTCACCCAAAATGTCACCCCATGGTTCAAATGTCTCAATATTTCCTTTTCATAATGGCACAATTTATTCAATTATGAGATTAATCCGTTAAGgataagagttttttttttttttggtcttgttcTATGTTGGGTCAGGTCAATGTTTGAGTGTGCTGAAGTGTGCAAAAACGGACTAATGACCCGTCCTTTCACACACTTTCTCTTAgttgagaggaggaggaggttcaACATCAATGACCGCATCAAGGAGCTGGGCACCATGATTCCCAAAACCAACGACCTGTAGGTCCAGTGCTTCTCTGAAAGAACCCTTTTACCCTGGCAAGAGGCAGGAAGCCCGCAGTTCACCGTTTTTTCTTGTTGCACAGGGACGTGCGCTGGAATAAGGGGACGATTTTGAGGGCCTCGGTGGAGTACATCAAACGCATGCAGAAGGACATACAGAGGAGCAGGGAAGTGGAGAACAACTTCAAACTCATGGAGATTACCAACAAGCAGCTGTGGCGCCGCATACAGGTCAGACTCGTCCCTTCCAAACGCGCTCTCTCCGggaatgcattttatttactcAGCTTAGTGAAGTTTAGGGCATTTAC
Encoded here:
- the tfeb gene encoding transcription factor EB isoform X1, which codes for MSSRTGLRLQLMREQLQQEELRERQQQHQAMPHYSQLRPAGPTPAMNAPSNYQGHMQVPVEVLKVQTHLENPTDYHIRQSQRQQVKEYLSSTYVPKQAVHAVAGAFQPSPSSLPQPTGSTPPLASPHLHAEQLKTSAGNSAPASPMSMLRISSHENNQMDDLIDDIISLQSSYDDLRGHIDPVQMPNTLPLSSSHLDVYTGPGVAAPTVAMTSNSCPANLNIKRELSGTPNHLIRAYPALPSFRGHEVSPHPSAASDPASSCFCPDADARAMAKERQKKDNHNLIERRRRFNINDRIKELGTMIPKTNDLDVRWNKGTILRASVEYIKRMQKDIQRSREVENNFKLMEITNKQLWRRIQELEMQARLHGLPSSSPSSLNVGDMMNPFVKQETSPEENHRPHPPGLHPQPGQPQPRGLPPLPPHLHPQAPLQYPAVGSSQHFDFGPPMDLCDSTGAAAGMHCGNYVDRLGGLGDLGPLGGAEGQRSELSFLLMDEALSPHGCDPLLSAMSPEASIDSSRRSSFSIDDSDIQ
- the tfeb gene encoding transcription factor EB isoform X2, yielding MSSRTGLRLQLMREQLQQEELRERQQQHQAMPHYSQLRPAGPTPAMNAPSNYQGHMQVPVEVLKVQTHLENPTDYHIRQSQRQQVKEYLSSTYVPKQAVHAVAGAFQPSPSSLPQPTGSTPPLASPHLHAEQLKTSAGNSAPASPMSMLRISSHENNQMDDLIDDIISLQSSYDDLRGHIDPVQMPNTLPLSSSHLDVYTGPGVAAPTVAMTSNSCPANLNIKRELSGTPNHLIHADARAMAKERQKKDNHNLIERRRRFNINDRIKELGTMIPKTNDLDVRWNKGTILRASVEYIKRMQKDIQRSREVENNFKLMEITNKQLWRRIQELEMQARLHGLPSSSPSSLNVGDMMNPFVKQETSPEENHRPHPPGLHPQPGQPQPRGLPPLPPHLHPQAPLQYPAVGSSQHFDFGPPMDLCDSTGAAAGMHCGNYVDRLGGLGDLGPLGGAEGQRSELSFLLMDEALSPHGCDPLLSAMSPEASIDSSRRSSFSIDDSDIQ